The following are encoded together in the Bacillus sp. V2I10 genome:
- a CDS encoding LysR family transcriptional regulator, whose protein sequence is MDERDWLVLQTLYREKNITKAAQYLYISQPALTNRLQQLEKEFGVTIVHRGRRGVQFTPQGEYLAKCAHDMLSAIQKIKENVLNMEDNTVGTLRLGVSNFFTDYKLPNLLKLFKEQYPNVEFKVTTAFSSEIAHLIYTGDVHIGFVRGDYGWKGQKRPLFEETLCIASKEEIDISKLPELPRIDYHTDPLLKTAVDHWWSEHFTQPPLISIEVDKADTCKKMVVNGLGYAILPSMILSDVDDLHKIVIETVDGKPIMRKTWMFFHEESLQLNIVKAFVDFIENLDLENGI, encoded by the coding sequence ATGGATGAACGGGATTGGCTGGTTTTACAAACGCTTTACCGAGAAAAAAACATCACAAAGGCCGCTCAGTATTTATATATTTCACAGCCCGCATTGACGAATCGCCTGCAGCAGCTTGAAAAGGAATTCGGCGTGACCATCGTGCACAGAGGAAGGCGCGGCGTTCAATTTACTCCACAAGGCGAATATTTGGCGAAATGTGCACATGATATGCTGTCAGCCATTCAAAAAATAAAAGAAAATGTCCTGAATATGGAGGATAACACTGTTGGAACATTAAGGCTTGGTGTATCTAACTTTTTCACAGATTATAAGCTTCCTAATCTATTAAAATTATTTAAAGAGCAGTACCCGAATGTGGAATTCAAGGTAACGACCGCATTCAGCAGCGAGATTGCCCACTTAATTTACACCGGCGATGTTCACATCGGGTTTGTCAGGGGAGATTACGGCTGGAAAGGGCAAAAGCGTCCGTTGTTTGAAGAAACCTTGTGCATTGCTTCAAAAGAAGAAATAGATATCTCAAAACTCCCCGAACTGCCGAGAATTGATTATCATACAGACCCTCTTTTGAAAACAGCCGTAGATCATTGGTGGTCTGAACATTTCACTCAGCCTCCATTAATAAGTATAGAAGTGGATAAAGCTGATACGTGCAAAAAAATGGTTGTAAACGGATTAGGCTATGCCATCTTGCCGAGTATGATCTTAAGTGATGTGGATGACCTGCACAAAATTGTGATCGAAACAGTTGATGGAAAGCCTATCATGCGTAAAACATGGATGTTTTTTCACGAGGAATCCCTGCAGCTGAATATTGTGAAGGCATTTGTGGATTTTATCGAGAATTTGGATTTGGAGAATGGGATTTAG
- a CDS encoding AbrB family transcriptional regulator, giving the protein MKENSVFFQCVFFMAVCGACGFLISLTGVPVGWMIGTLLMAALLSIMSPKWLKMPQTGIPVHWLLIGQGILGIELGMKLNDSVFYIFKENWLIVVMMLLLSLFFAMLSGLILWKYSRLDMLTSFFASAPGGLSAMPGMADEAGANTGMVSIIQTMRIFIVVLSIPILLFMWIGTPVEHSVSPAVSTFEFNELSGTVVFILAALLGSYLFKLLKFPAPWLIGTMICVAMAKSFSFTAGYDLTAWWPPEFMILSQIFIGASIGSRFHKKMFIGLKETLFVSFLSTTGLVLSMFLCAYLVSAATDLPFITSVLAFAPGGIAEMTTAAVVFHADSAFVAAVQVLRVVAVCMIIPPFFRFLHVLECKKKKQSRASA; this is encoded by the coding sequence ATGAAAGAAAACAGCGTTTTTTTTCAATGTGTCTTCTTTATGGCAGTTTGCGGGGCTTGTGGATTTCTTATTTCCTTAACAGGCGTTCCGGTCGGCTGGATGATTGGAACACTGCTGATGGCTGCTTTACTCTCCATCATGAGTCCGAAATGGCTGAAAATGCCCCAAACAGGTATTCCGGTGCACTGGCTATTAATTGGGCAGGGTATTTTAGGGATTGAACTGGGCATGAAATTAAATGATTCTGTTTTTTATATTTTTAAAGAGAATTGGCTGATTGTTGTGATGATGCTGCTTCTTTCTCTTTTCTTTGCTATGCTCTCAGGCCTAATTTTATGGAAATACAGCAGACTTGATATGCTGACCAGTTTTTTCGCCTCTGCGCCCGGGGGCTTGTCCGCCATGCCTGGTATGGCAGATGAAGCAGGCGCGAACACTGGTATGGTAAGCATCATTCAGACCATGCGCATATTCATTGTCGTCCTCTCCATCCCAATTCTGCTCTTTATGTGGATTGGCACCCCGGTTGAGCACTCGGTTTCTCCTGCCGTTTCAACGTTTGAATTCAACGAGTTGTCAGGGACTGTTGTCTTCATACTTGCCGCATTACTCGGCTCTTACTTATTTAAATTATTGAAATTTCCTGCCCCATGGCTGATCGGGACAATGATATGCGTTGCCATGGCAAAGTCTTTCAGCTTTACAGCCGGGTATGATCTCACAGCCTGGTGGCCGCCTGAATTTATGATTCTTTCGCAAATATTTATCGGGGCAAGCATCGGCTCCCGTTTTCATAAGAAAATGTTCATCGGGTTGAAGGAAACCTTGTTTGTTTCATTCTTAAGTACTACGGGGCTTGTGCTCTCTATGTTTCTATGTGCTTATCTTGTTTCAGCTGCAACTGATTTGCCATTCATCACCTCGGTGCTTGCATTTGCCCCGGGCGGCATTGCAGAAATGACAACGGCTGCGGTCGTGTTTCATGCCGACTCTGCATTTGTCGCAGCGGTTCAAGTGCTGAGGGTAGTAGCTGTCTGTATGATCATCCCTCCTTTCTTTCGATTCTTACATGTTTTAGAATGTAAGAAGAAGAAGCAATCGCGGGCTTCTGCATAA